A stretch of Chanodichthys erythropterus isolate Z2021 chromosome 20, ASM2448905v1, whole genome shotgun sequence DNA encodes these proteins:
- the dazap2 gene encoding DAZ-associated protein 2 has product MNNKGSYPQQAVYPQQSTAPVYPPAMQVPPQVSPYPDAPPPYSEVYQPRYMAPPPAHGQMPQMTSAYPGTQMYMPMHAQTVPMGAMAPSVPMAYYQMGPVYPPGSTVMMEGGFDAGARFGPGTSASIPPPPPGHLPNAAQMAAMQGANVVMTQRKGNFFMGGSSGGYTIW; this is encoded by the exons GTTCTTATCCACAACAAGCTGTTTACCCTCAGCAGAGCACAGCACCCGTTTACCCGCCTGCTATGCAAGTCCCTCCTCAGGTGTCTCCATATCCAGATGCCCCTCCTCCATACTCTGAG GTTTATCAGCCCAGGTATATGGCTCCTCCCCCAGCCCATGGACAGATGCCCCAAATGACCTCAGCATACCCTGGTACTCAGATGTACATGCCCATGCATGCTCAGACTGTGCCAATGGGAGCCATGGCCCCCAGTGTCCCAATGGCTTATTATCAGATGGGGCCCGTGTACCCTCCTGGCTCTACCGTCATGATGGAGGGCGGATTTGATGCTGGAGCTCGCTTCGGGCCTGGCACCAGTGCTTCCATTCCT CCTCCACCACCTGGACACCTCCCTAACGCGGCTCAGATGGCTGCCATGCAAGGTGCAAATGTTGTGATGACACAACGCAAGGGCAACTTTTTCATGGGCGGCTCCAGCGGCGGTTACACCATCTGGTAA
- the bin2a gene encoding bridging integrator 2a, giving the protein MAESKASISSKGGANVLAKRVQKQFNRAQEKVLQRLGKAEETKDEHFEECVMNLQYQQNDGWKIYKDLKAYLNAVTVMKDASGRLFQSLFDAYDDKWDGVEDLGEVVEGEELLWKDYESKLRDQALLTMESYMSQFPDVRERVAKRNRKLVDYDSTRHHLTGLQNAKKKDDIKIGKAEDEMNAAKVIFEDMNRELKMELPILYDSRIGCYVTVFQAICNLRDIFYKEITKNNEVLQTVMKELSTQHPDKSFVVKNLNRSGSLKRRSFRDTLSPRSLKSFYDFHKSYSPRGSLRRDNSSSFKSERSAYGSYSPTSPQPLYENVSGVKGAKGSPIRLDDTTEEGTPSHEPQVDDTGTSDDKPVVEDKKAEKKESSQASSQDGQRDTPNEEESSEEDESELKPNSSPAECSKIKDQKSSEKVEDGGHSGVENGIARDVKSDVEDTDASSYALNKGDHPLGEVKETEAPK; this is encoded by the exons ATGGCAGAAAGCAAGGCCAGCATCAGCTCGAAAGGAGGGGCCAATGTGCTAGCTAAACGGGTGCAGAAACAATTCAACAGAGCACAAGAGAAG GTGTTGCAGAGACTTGGCAAAGCTGAGGAGACCAAAGATGAGCACTTTGAGGAGTGTGTGATGAACCTCCAATATCAACAG AACGATGGATGGAAAATATACAAGGACCTTAAAGCGTACCTCAACGCCGTCACAG TAATGAAGGATGCCTCAGGTCGACTGTTTCAGTCCTTGTTTGATGCCTATGATGATAAATGGGATGGTGTAGAAGATCTTGGGGAAGTTGTGGAG GGAGAAGAGCTTCTATGGAAAGATTATGAGAGCAAGCTGCGTGACCAGGCATTACTCACTATGGAGTCTTACATGAGCCAGTTTCCAGATGTCAGG GAAAGAGTGGCCAAGCGAAACAGGAAACTTGTAGACTATGATTCTACCCGCCATCACCTGACAGGGCTGCAGAATGCTAAAAAGAAGGATGATATCAAAATTGGAAAG GCAGAGGATGAGATGAATGCAGCCAAGGTGATATTTGAGGACATGAACAGGGAGCTGAAGATGGAACTGCCTATTCTATATGACAG TCGTATTGGTTGCTATGTCACAGTCTTCCAAGCCATTTGCAACCTCAGAGACATCTTCTACAAGGAAATTACCAAG aaCAATGAGGTTCTACAGACAGTGATGAAAGAGCTAAGCACCCAACATCCAGACAAGAGCTTTGTCGTGAAGAATTTGAACCG CTCAGGTTCCTTGAAGAGAAGGTCATTTAGAGACACGTTGTCTCCCAGATCACTTAAAAGCTTTTATGATTTCCACAAGAGTTACAGCCCTAGAGGCTCTCTCAG GAGAGACAACTCATCCAGTTTTAAGTCTGAGAGATCAGCATATGGGTCATACAGCCCCACCAGCCCTCAACCCCTTTACGAGAACGTCTCTGGTGTCAAAGGTGCAAAAGGCAGCCCTATAAGATTAGACGACACTACAGAGGAGGGTACCCCTTCCCATGAGCCACAGGTGGATGACACCGGCACCTCTGATGATAAACCAGTGGTAGAAGACAAGAAAGCCGAAAAGAAAGAGTCCTCGCAAGCCTCAAGTCAAGATGGACAGAGGGATACGCCAAATGAGGAGGAGTCTTCTGAGGAGGATGAGAGTGAACTGAAACCAAACTCGAGTCCCGCCGAATGCTCCAAGATCAAAGATCAAAAATCATCTGAGAAGGTGGAGGATGGTGGGCATTCTGGTGTGGAGAATGGAATAGCTCGTGACGTTAAATCAGATGTGGAAGACACTGATGCTTCAAGCTAT GCTCTCAACAAGGGTGACCATCCATTAGGAGAGGTGAAGGAAACAGAGGCCCCTAAATAG
- the si:ch211-210c8.6 gene encoding uncharacterized protein si:ch211-210c8.6, with protein MIELKFVALLLQNLMDMIMGSTLAKCAATDLAIQWVGWALASAFKTEKFYDLAGSGTYILLAHLSRVWGGNGHLRQNIQTGLVTAWGLRLGTFLFLRILKEGQDRRFNNVRDSPGTFFVYWSMQALWVFVTLLPTLILNSERRDEPLGPRDYIGWGIWGLGFATEAIADQQKWNFRSDPDNAGKFIHHGLWAYSRHPNYLGEILQWSGLFLSASSIMRGPQYLSVVSPLFVWFLLRHVSGIPILEKQAMKKWGSDPAFQNYIKNTPLLWPFPKFKGE; from the exons ATGATTGAGCTCAAGTTCGTAGCATTGCTGCTTCAGAACTTGATGGACATGATCATGGGAAGCACGTTGGCAAAATGTGCAGCCACAGACCTGGCCATTCAGTGGGTCGGGTGGGCACTAGCGTCTGCTTTCAAAACGGAAAAGTTTTACGACTTGGCAG GTTCTGGTACCTATATATTGCTGGCTCACCTGAGTCGTGTATGGGGCGGAAACGGCCACCTTAGACAGAACATACAAACTGGACTTGTGACTGCCTGGGGACTGAG GCTCGGGACATTTCTCTTTCTTAGAATCCTCAAGGAAGGACAAGACCGGAGGTTTAACAATGTCAGAGACAGCCCTGGGACATTCTTTGTGTACTGGAGCATGCAAG CTCTGTGGGTGTTTGTTACCCTCTTGCCCACCCTAATTCTAAACAGTGAGAGAAGAGATGAGCCCCTAGGCCCACGTGACTACATCGGTTGGGGAATATGGGGGCTGGGTTTTGCTACAGAGGCCATTGCTGACCAGCAGAAGTGGAATTTTAGAAGTGATCCAGATAATGCT GGAAAGTTTATTCATCATGGACTGTGGGCATACAGCAGACATCCAAACTACCTGGGGGAGATCCTGCAATGGTCAGGGCTGTTCCTGTCAGCGTCCTCTATCATGCGTGGACCTCAATACCTCAGTGTGGTTTCTCCGCTCTTCGTCTGGTTCTTACTGAGACATGTTAGTGGGATCCCCATCCTTGAGAAGCAAGCTATGAAGAAATGGGGATCGGACCCTGCCTTCCAAAACTACATCAAGAACACTCCACTCCTATGGCCATTCCCAAAGTTTAAAGGAGAATAA